The following proteins come from a genomic window of Natrinema saccharevitans:
- a CDS encoding 2Fe-2S iron-sulfur cluster-binding protein, translating into MTAPTTWEVELRVPDDADLEAAGESRTIDVREDEAILAAARRAGLWLSADCQQGWCITCGARLLEGEVDHSNAKRYYPEDEAENFVLTCVARPRADCVVVVEQYDELLRHRADHDRPPGRSKLGYSSS; encoded by the coding sequence GTGACAGCGCCCACGACGTGGGAGGTCGAACTCCGCGTCCCCGACGACGCCGACCTCGAGGCCGCCGGCGAGTCCCGAACCATCGACGTCCGCGAGGACGAGGCGATCCTCGCGGCGGCCCGCCGGGCGGGGCTGTGGCTCTCCGCGGACTGCCAGCAGGGCTGGTGTATCACCTGCGGCGCGCGACTGCTCGAGGGCGAGGTCGACCACAGTAACGCGAAGCGGTACTACCCCGAGGACGAGGCCGAGAACTTCGTGTTGACCTGTGTCGCCCGGCCACGCGCCGACTGCGTCGTCGTGGTCGAACAGTACGACGAACTGCTCCGCCATCGCGCCGACCACGACAGGCCGCCGGGGCGGTCGAAGCTCGGCTATAGTAGCTCTTGA
- a CDS encoding NAD-dependent epimerase/dehydratase family protein, with product MTNVAITGAAGNVGRKAIDAFSDDDHDLALFTHHETSDLESETLEITDREAFLEALAGQNVLLHLAANPSPRAEWDAVREPNVDGVYNAFEAAAENDLERVVFASSNHAVNMRNVVSGIRPESTVGKPEIVRPGGPTDPDTYYGVTKVFGEALGSYYATRHGLEVVNLRIGWLLSREQLRAECRERDGAGERYARAMWLSPGDCRRLLEAAATATLEGSPLVAHGISDNSERFLSLSETMQALQYRPQDDAEAVLDGE from the coding sequence ATGACGAACGTCGCCATCACCGGCGCGGCGGGCAACGTCGGCCGAAAGGCAATCGACGCGTTCTCCGACGACGACCACGACCTCGCGCTGTTTACCCACCACGAGACCTCGGATCTCGAGTCCGAAACCCTCGAGATAACCGATCGCGAGGCGTTTCTCGAGGCGCTCGCGGGCCAGAATGTCCTGCTCCACCTCGCGGCCAACCCCTCGCCGCGGGCCGAGTGGGACGCGGTCCGAGAGCCGAACGTCGACGGCGTCTACAACGCCTTCGAGGCGGCCGCCGAGAACGACCTCGAGCGGGTGGTCTTCGCGAGTTCGAACCACGCGGTCAACATGCGAAACGTCGTCTCGGGGATCCGGCCGGAGTCGACGGTCGGCAAACCGGAGATCGTTCGGCCGGGCGGTCCGACCGATCCCGACACCTACTACGGCGTCACGAAGGTCTTCGGCGAGGCGCTGGGGTCGTACTACGCGACGCGCCACGGGCTCGAGGTGGTGAACCTGCGGATCGGCTGGCTGCTCAGCCGCGAGCAACTCCGCGCGGAGTGTCGCGAGCGCGACGGGGCCGGCGAGCGCTACGCCCGCGCGATGTGGCTCAGTCCCGGCGACTGTCGACGGCTGCTCGAGGCGGCCGCGACGGCGACGCTCGAGGGATCGCCGCTCGTCGCACACGGAATCTCCGACAACTCGGAGCGGTTCCTCTCGCTGTCCGAGACCATGCAAGCGCTTCAGTATCGGCCGCAAGACGACGCCGAGGCAGTGCTGGACGGCGAGTAG
- a CDS encoding DUF7535 family protein, translating to MSVKVSESTGYGPNTQMSLFGYIMAAVLVIVLLPLIPVLIPVWILWKVFVSEEEFGHSFEDWRRDTGRTPDDRAAAAEAESAAADADDAEDDDVADDTESGDETEQATAES from the coding sequence ATGTCAGTCAAGGTGTCCGAGTCGACGGGGTACGGGCCCAACACCCAGATGTCCCTGTTCGGCTATATTATGGCCGCGGTACTCGTGATCGTCTTGCTCCCGCTGATTCCAGTCTTGATCCCGGTCTGGATCCTCTGGAAAGTGTTCGTCTCCGAGGAGGAGTTCGGCCACAGCTTCGAGGACTGGCGGCGCGACACCGGCCGTACCCCCGATGACCGTGCGGCCGCCGCCGAGGCGGAATCCGCAGCGGCAGACGCGGACGACGCCGAAGACGACGACGTAGCGGACGATACCGAGTCCGGGGACGAAACCGAACAGGCGACTGCGGAGTCCTGA
- a CDS encoding calcium/sodium antiporter, giving the protein MVPLGDAVSLAVGVLALWVGARFLVTGASRIAGAAGISALVVGLTVVAFGTSAPEIVVSTGAALEGQGDVAVGNVVGSNVFNLGVILGFVAVIAPFRVAEPLLRRDVLAMAASTAVAVAVLANALVSRLEGAVLLALLACYLGALVIAVRGGDEAGEPTGDSNGGTDDAAASVTVDGDGREVRLGLEAGRTAAGLAIVIVGGRVLVDAAVGLALSAGISEWVVGATIVAAGTSLPELVTSVVAARRGDTGIAAGNVVGSSVFNVLGVLGLAATARPLTVDPAVVLALGWLAALTAFATVVLATGRQLTRLEGAALVAAGAGYWAVSALL; this is encoded by the coding sequence ATGGTCCCCCTCGGAGACGCCGTCTCGCTGGCCGTCGGCGTCCTCGCGCTCTGGGTCGGCGCTCGCTTCCTCGTGACCGGAGCCTCGAGGATCGCCGGCGCGGCCGGGATCTCGGCGCTCGTCGTCGGGCTCACGGTGGTCGCCTTCGGCACGTCCGCGCCGGAGATCGTCGTCTCGACGGGGGCCGCCCTCGAGGGCCAGGGCGACGTGGCGGTCGGCAACGTCGTCGGCTCGAACGTGTTCAACCTGGGCGTGATCCTCGGGTTCGTCGCCGTCATCGCGCCGTTTCGCGTCGCCGAACCGCTGCTTCGACGGGACGTACTGGCGATGGCCGCCTCGACGGCCGTCGCGGTCGCCGTCCTCGCGAACGCCCTCGTCTCGCGGCTCGAGGGGGCCGTCCTCCTCGCGCTGCTCGCGTGCTATCTGGGCGCGCTCGTGATCGCGGTCAGGGGCGGGGACGAGGCTGGCGAACCGACGGGCGACTCGAACGGCGGAACCGACGACGCGGCCGCGTCCGTCACGGTCGACGGCGACGGGCGAGAAGTCCGCCTCGGCCTCGAGGCCGGCCGAACCGCGGCGGGGCTCGCGATCGTGATCGTCGGCGGGCGCGTACTGGTCGACGCCGCCGTCGGACTGGCCCTCTCGGCGGGAATCTCCGAATGGGTCGTCGGCGCGACGATCGTCGCGGCTGGCACGTCGCTGCCGGAGCTAGTGACCTCCGTCGTGGCCGCCCGCCGTGGCGATACCGGGATCGCCGCGGGCAACGTCGTCGGTTCGAGCGTCTTCAACGTGCTCGGTGTACTGGGGCTGGCCGCCACAGCCCGTCCGCTGACCGTCGATCCGGCGGTCGTTCTCGCGCTCGGGTGGCTCGCCGCCCTGACCGCGTTCGCAACGGTCGTCCTCGCAACGGGCCGGCAGCTGACCCGCCTCGAGGGGGCTGCCCTCGTCGCGGCCGGCGCGGGCTACTGGGCCGTCAGCGCCCTCCTCTGA
- a CDS encoding glutathione S-transferase family protein — protein sequence MNMLVDGEWRTDAYESTDDDGSFERQTSPFRDRVRDDPDARFQPEAGRYHLYVSDACPWAHRTLVTRALKGLEDAISVSIVDPYRDEDGWQFTPEKEGCTRDHVHDADSLRELYVKADPDATCRVTVPVLWDTEEGTIVNNESEEIMRMLDTEFDEYARRDVDLYPEGYRNEVDRIIDDIYDPINNGVYRAGFATKQGPYDEAVDALFAALSHWDEVLADQRYLAGDRLTEADIAMFTTLVRFDNVYHTHFMCNVQYIREYDNLWPYLRDLYRTPGVAETVNMAHIKEHYYTTHPDVNPHRIVARGPDVDFEQPHDRDDLPGGPPSDLVAAASADDYSSS from the coding sequence ATGAACATGCTCGTCGACGGCGAGTGGCGAACCGACGCCTACGAGTCGACGGACGACGACGGCTCGTTCGAGCGCCAGACGTCGCCGTTCCGCGACCGCGTCCGCGACGACCCAGACGCCCGGTTCCAGCCGGAGGCGGGCCGGTATCACCTCTACGTCTCCGACGCCTGTCCGTGGGCCCACCGGACGCTCGTAACGCGGGCGCTGAAGGGCCTCGAGGACGCGATCTCGGTCTCGATCGTCGACCCCTACCGGGACGAGGACGGCTGGCAGTTCACCCCCGAGAAGGAAGGGTGTACGCGCGATCACGTCCACGACGCCGATTCCCTGCGTGAACTGTACGTGAAAGCGGATCCCGACGCGACCTGTCGCGTCACGGTGCCGGTACTGTGGGACACCGAGGAAGGAACCATCGTCAACAACGAGTCCGAGGAGATCATGCGGATGCTCGACACCGAGTTCGACGAATACGCTCGGCGGGACGTGGATCTCTATCCCGAGGGCTACCGGAACGAGGTGGACCGGATCATCGACGACATCTATGACCCGATCAACAACGGCGTCTACCGGGCCGGCTTCGCGACGAAGCAGGGACCCTACGACGAGGCGGTCGACGCCCTCTTCGCGGCGCTTTCCCACTGGGACGAGGTGCTGGCCGACCAGCGCTACCTCGCGGGCGACCGGCTGACCGAGGCCGACATCGCGATGTTCACGACGCTCGTCCGGTTCGATAACGTCTATCACACGCACTTCATGTGTAACGTCCAGTACATTCGCGAGTACGACAACCTCTGGCCGTACCTCCGCGACCTCTACCGAACGCCCGGCGTCGCCGAGACGGTGAACATGGCCCACATCAAAGAACACTACTACACGACCCACCCGGACGTCAACCCCCACCGAATCGTCGCCAGGGGTCCGGACGTAGACTTCGAGCAACCCCACGACCGCGACGACCTCCCCGGCGGCCCGCCGTCGGATCTGGTCGCGGCCGCCAGCGCCGACGACTATAGTAGCTCTTGA